TAAAATAGACGCTGACGCCCAGTACCGCCAGGAGCGGTGTGTATGTCTTATGACGCAGGAAGTAAATGGCCAGCGAGACTGCCAAGACAAGGAAGAAAGACCAGAACTTGGCGCGGAAGAGGTCCTGAATATGACGCGATGATAAATAACTGTAATCGGCGAACTGGGCGAACAGGATATGTCCTATAATAATGAGAAGCAGAAACGCCGCCAAAATGATGTAACGGGCGCGATTCTCCCCTGTCATTGGAATTCCGTTCTCATAAGATCGCCACTTGAAATCTGGGCAAATCGGTCTATAAAATCAAGGGAAATATATGGGCAAAAGAAATGCCGACCAGATAACAGACTTGTCTCTAATTGCCCAGCATGAATCGCAGCAGCCGCTTGGTCCCCTCTTTGCCCATCTCGCCGACTTCCATCTCAGGACCGACACAGGAGGGGCATCCCCCCTGGCAGGGACAGTTCTCCAACTGCTCCAGGCAGGCGCGAAAGAGGTCATCTGATATATTGAACAGTTTCTCCGAGTAGCCGACCCCGTCAGGAATATTCTCATAGATATAAATAGTCGGCAGTTCGCTGAAGGGGGAACGGACCTGCGAAATAGAGCGGAGGTCGTGGGGGTCGCACATCACCCAGAGGGGAGCGATTTTCCCCAGAATATTGGCCAGTCCCCGCTGAGCGCCCCCAAATGTTTCCCCTTCGAGATTCAAACGAAACCGGATATCGCCGGGGAAAGCGTACCAGAAAGCATTGGTATGCAGTTCCAGTTCCGGAAGAGTAATAATACCGGAGCCGACATTTTCATGAGTGTGGAATTTCACTTTTTTAAATAGGACCGTCACCATCGTGACTGTTACCTCCCCCCAGCAGATAAGGGCATCGCCGGAGCGCTTTTCATCGGCGGTGGAAAGAACTTTCAGGTCGGACTTGGTTTCGGCGTCGGTGTAGTAATCGACCGCAACCTCTTTGACATACGCCTTTTTCCCTTCCCAATCAAGCGATGTCACCTGGTACTGGTTGGCATCATGCAGGTAGATAGCTTCGGGATGAAGGAAAATCGGGGCGGCGTAATAATCTATTTCCCCGATTACCCGGTTGTTGTCGGTCTCGTTGAGAATGACAAAGTTGTCGGGCGATGCGCTCCGGAGCGACACCCCCTGCGCCGGATAAATTTCCGATGACCAATGATATTTGCCGCCGGTTTGGCGAACCACTTTCTGATTTTCGAGATAATTGAGGATTTCCAGGGTGCCGTCAGGGCGAAACTCCTCTTCCCGTCGAAACGGAAGTTCAAAGCTGGCGCATTTGATATGATTGGCGCTGATAATCAGGTTGTCCGGGTCGATAATACCCATCTCGGGCGTCCGTTTGAGCAGATATGAGGTATGCTTTGCCAGAAATTGATTGATAGCGCTGCTGTTGGCGACAAAAATGGTAACAGAAATGCCGGAACGTCGCCCGGCCCGGCCCGCCTGCTGCCAGACCGACGATATCGAACCGGGATAGCCGCAAATGATGGAAACATCGAGCGCGCCGATGTCTATGCCGAGTTCAAGCGCATTGGTGGAGACAACGCCGATGATTTCGCCGCGGCGAAGCCCCTGCTCGATTTCCCGCCGCTGATTGGGAAGATACCCGCCGCGATATCCCGAAACTTTAATATTTTTCCCGAACGGCTCTTTGAATTTCTCTCTAAGGTACGACAGGAGAATCTCAACCTGAAGACGATACTGGGCGAAGATGATAGTCTGTATCCGGTGGCTGATGAAACGCTCCGCCAGCATGAGGGACTCATTGAGAGAAGATTTCCGTATGCCCAGTTGCCTGTTTATCACCGGAGGATTATAGATAATGAAATGTTTCTCGCCGGAGGGAGCGCCGTTTTCGTTTATCAGGGATACCTTGCGTCCCACAATTCTCTCCGCC
This sequence is a window from Candidatus Zixiibacteriota bacterium. Protein-coding genes within it:
- a CDS encoding DEAD/DEAH box helicase encodes the protein MNLPQILEDFKSDRSIRENITHWEVIPAREGIYAEFPEYIDDRLTRVLGQRGVRKLYSHQRAAVDSIHQGNDTVIVTPTASGKTLCYNLPVLDAIMKNPSCRALYLFPTKALSQDQLAELMELVNKLDVDIKTYTFDGDTPQTARRLIRSAGHIVVTNPDMLHAGILPHHTKWIKLFENLQYVVIDEIHHYRGIFGSHLANVIRRLRRICEFYGSNPLFICSSATIANPDELAERIVGRKVSLINENGAPSGEKHFIIYNPPVINRQLGIRKSSLNESLMLAERFISHRIQTIIFAQYRLQVEILLSYLREKFKEPFGKNIKVSGYRGGYLPNQRREIEQGLRRGEIIGVVSTNALELGIDIGALDVSIICGYPGSISSVWQQAGRAGRRSGISVTIFVANSSAINQFLAKHTSYLLKRTPEMGIIDPDNLIISANHIKCASFELPFRREEEFRPDGTLEILNYLENQKVVRQTGGKYHWSSEIYPAQGVSLRSASPDNFVILNETDNNRVIGEIDYYAAPIFLHPEAIYLHDANQYQVTSLDWEGKKAYVKEVAVDYYTDAETKSDLKVLSTADEKRSGDALICWGEVTVTMVTVLFKKVKFHTHENVGSGIITLPELELHTNAFWYAFPGDIRFRLNLEGETFGGAQRGLANILGKIAPLWVMCDPHDLRSISQVRSPFSELPTIYIYENIPDGVGYSEKLFNISDDLFRACLEQLENCPCQGGCPSCVGPEMEVGEMGKEGTKRLLRFMLGN